From one Phocoena sinus isolate mPhoSin1 chromosome 6, mPhoSin1.pri, whole genome shotgun sequence genomic stretch:
- the NEFM gene encoding neurofilament medium polypeptide, with translation MSYTLDSLGNPSAYRRVTDTRSSFSRVGGSPSSGFRSQSWSRGSPSTVSSSYKRSALAPRLTYSSAMLSSAESSLDFSQSSSLLNGGSGPGGDYKLSRSNEKEQLQGLNDRFAGYIEKVHYLEQQNKEIEAEIQALRQKQASHAQLGDAYDQEIRELRATLELVNHEKAQVQLDSDHLEEDIHRLKERFEEEARLRDDTEAAIRALRKDIEESSLVKVELDKKVQSLQDEVAFLRSNHEEEVADLLAQIQASHITVERKDYLKTDISSALKEIRSQLECHSDQNMHQAEEWFKCRYAKLTEAAEQNKEAIRSAKEEIAEYRRQLQSKSIELESVRGTKESLERQLSDIEERHNHDLSSYQDTIQQLENELRGTKWEMARHLREYQDLLNVKMALDIEIAAYRKLLEGEETRFSTFAGSITGPLYTHRQPSITISSKIQKTKVEAPKLKVQHKFVEEIIEETKVEDEKSEMEEALTAIAEELTVSMKEEVKEEEAEEKKEKKEAEEEVVAAKKSPVKATAPELKGEEEEAKEEEEEEEGAKSDQAEEGGSEKEVSSEKEEGEQEEEGETEAEGEGEEAAEAKEEKKMEAKGEEVAPKEELVAEAKVEKPEQAKSPVPKSPVEEVKPKAEAAADKGEQKEEEGKVEEAKKEEAKEAPKEEKGEKKEEKPKDMPEKKKAESPVKEEVVEEVVAKSVKVSLEKDAKEEEKPQQQEKEKEKEKEKEKAEEVGKKEEGALKDSRKEDIAINGEVEGKDEVEPEAKEKGSGGEEKKGVVTNGLDLSPADEKKGGDRGEEKAVVAKMVEKTTSEGGDGATKYITKSVTVTQKVEEHEETFEEKLVSTKKVEKVTSHAVVKEVTQSD, from the exons ATGAGCTACACGCTGGACTCGCTGGGCAACCCGTCCGCCTACCGGCGGGTAACCGACACCCGCTCGAGCTTCAGCCGCGTCGGCGGCTCCCCGTCCAGCGGCTTCCGCTCGCAGTCATGGTCCCGCGGCTCTCCCAGCACCGTGTCCTCCTCCTACAAGCGCAGCGCGCTGGCCCCGCGCCTCACCTACAGCTCGGCCATGCTCAGCTCTGCCGAGAGCAGCCTCGACTTCAGCCAGTCCTCGTCCCTGCTTAACGGCGGCTCTGGGCCGGGCGGCGACTACAAGCTGTCCCGCTCCAATGAGAAGGAGCAGCTGCAGGGGCTGAACGACCGCTTCGCGGGCTACATCGAGAAAGTGCACTACCTGGAGCAGCAGAACAAGGAGATCGAGGCGGAGATCCAGGCGCTACGGCAGAAGCAGGCCTCGCACGCCCAGCTGGGCGACGCGTACGACCAGGAGATCCGCGAGCTGCGCGCCACCCTGGAGCTGGTGAACCACGAGAAGGCTCAGGTACAGCTGGACTCGGACCACCTGGAAGAGGACATCCACCGGCTCAAGGAGCGCTTCGAGGAGGAGGCACGGCTGCGCGACGACACCGAGGCGGCCATCCGCGCGCTGCGCAAAGACATCGAAGAGTCGTCGCTGGTCAAGGTGGAGCTGGACAAGAAGGTGCAGTCGCTGCAGGATGAGGTGGCCTTCCTGCGGAGCAATCACGAGGAGGAGGTGGCCGACCTGCTGGCCCAGATCCAGGCGTCACACATCACCGTGGAGCGCAAAGACTACCTGAAGACAGACATCTCGTCGGCGCTGAAGGAGATCCGCTCCCAGCTCGAATGCCACTCGGACCAGAACATGCACCAGGCCGAAGAATGGTTTAAGTGCCGCTACGCCAAGCTCACCGAGGCAGCCGAGCAGAACAAGGAGGCCATCCGTTCCGCCAAGGAAGAGATCGCCGAGTACCGGCGCCAACTGCAGTCCAAGAGCATCGAGCTCGAGTCGGTGCGCGGCACCAAGGAATCCCTGGAGCGGCAGCTCAGCGACATCGAGGAGCGGCACAACCACGACCTTAGCAGCTACCAG GACACCATCCAGCAGTTGGAAAATGAGCTTCGGGGCACAAAGTGGGAAATGGCTCGTCATTTGAGAGAATACCAGGATCTCCTCAACGTCAAGATGGCTCTAGATATCGAGATAGCAGCATACAG GAAACTCCTGGAGGGTGAAGAGACCAGATTTAGCACATTTGCAGGAAGCATCACTGGGCCGCTGTATACACACCGACAACCCTCCATCACAATATCCAGTAAGATTCAGAAAACCAAGGTAGAGGCTCCCAAGCTAAAGGTCCAACACAAATTTGTCGAGGAGATCATAGAGGAAACCAAGGTGGAAGATGAGaaatcagaaatggaagaagCCCTGACGGCCATTGCAGAGGAATTGACAGTTTCCATGAAAGAAGAGGTCAAGGAAGAAGaggctgaagaaaagaaagagaaaaaagaagccgAAGAAGAAGTTGTAGCCGCCAAAAAGTCTCCAGTGAAAGCTACTGCACCTGAACttaaaggagaggaggaagaggccaaagaggaagaggaggaagaggaaggagctaAATCAGACCAAGCTGAGGAAGGAGGATCTGAGAAGGAAGTTTCTAGTGAAAAAGAGGAAGGTgagcaggaagaggaaggagaaacagaggCTGAAGGTGAAGGAGAGGAAGCCGCCGAAgctaaggaggaaaagaaaatggaggccAAGGGTGAAGAAGTGGCTCCCAAGGAGGAGCTCGTGGCAGAAGCCAAGGTGGAGAAGCCGGAGCAAGCCAAGTCCCCGGTGCCAAAGTCACCAGTGGAAGAGGTGAAGCCCAAAGCAGAAGCTGCAGCCGACAAAGGAgaacagaaggaggaggaagggaaagtggaggaagcaaagaaggaagaagcaaaggaagctcccaaggaagagaagggagagaaaaaggaggagaagcCAAAGGACATGCCAGAGAAGAAGAAGGCTGAATCCCCAGTGAAGGAGGAAGTCGTGGAGGAGGTGGTCGCCAAATCAGTAAAGGTGAGCTTGGAGAAGGATGCCAAAGAGGAGGAAAAGCCACAGCagcaggagaaggagaaagagaaggagaaggagaaggagaaagcgGAAGAggtggggaagaaggaggagggagctTTGAAGGATTCCAGGAAGGAAGACATAGCCATCAACGGGGAGGTGGAAGGAAAAGACGAGGTAGAGCCGGAAGCTAAGGAGAAGGGCAGtgggggagaagagaagaaaggggttGTCACCAATGGGCTAGACTTGAGCCCAGCAGATGAAAAGAAGGGTGGTGATAGAGGTGAGGAGAAAGCGGTGGTGGCCAAAATGGTAGAAAAAACCACCAGTGAGGGGGGAGATGGTGCTACCAAGTATATCACCAAATCTGTAACCGTCACTCAAAAGGTCGAAGAGCACGAAGAGACCTTTGAGGAGAAGTTAGTGTCTACTAAAAAGGTAGAGAAGGTCACTTCACACGCCGTAGTAAAGGAAGTCACCCAGAGTGACTAA